Sequence from the Streptomyces sp. R33 genome:
GCCGGTGTCCTGGCACTCGTCCTGGTGGTGCTCGCCGTCGTACGCCGCCACCAGCGCTCCCTGCCCGAGTGGATCGGCGGCGCGCTCGCGCTGCGCACCCGGCGGCGCCGGGCCGCGTCGTTCGCGGTGCCGGCGGGTACCGAGCCGGGGCTGGCCCCGCTCGTCGAGGCCGATCCGGCGCTGCGGACGCTCACGTTCAGCGACCGCGACCGGCGGCCCGTCGGGATGGTCGGTGACGGGACGTTCCTGACCGCCGTCGTCCAGGTGGACACGGACGCCACCGCGCTGCGGCCCGACCGCGGAGCCCGGCCGCTGCCGCTGGCACTCGTACGGGACATCCTCGAAGTCGACGGCATCCGGCTGGAGTCGGCGCAGCTGGTGCAGCACACTCAGCCGGCGCCTGCCCCGCATCTGCCGGCCCAGTCGATGGCCACCCGCAACTACGCGCCGCTGCAGGCCGCCACGGGCACTCCTGCGGTGCGGCTGACCTGGATCGCGCTCAAGCTCGACCCGGAGCTGTGCCCCGAGGCGGTCACCGCGCGCGGCGGCGGGCTCGCGGGTGCGCAGCGCTGTGTGGTGCGGGCGGCCGACCAGTTGGCGAGCCGGCTGACCGGGGCCGGCTTCCGGGCGACCGTGCTCACCGAGCAGGAGCTGACGGCTGCGCTGGCCACCTCCTCGTGCGCGAACCCGATGGCGATCACGCAGGCGGGGCGCTCGGCGAGCACCGGCCGTCGGACGGAGGAGACGGCGCGGATCTGGCGCTGCGACGACCGGCGGCACACCACGTACTGGATAGGCCGCTGGCCACAGCTCGGCGGCAGCGGGGCGGCGTCCCTGCCGCAGTTCGTGGCGCTGCTGACCTCGCTGCCGGCACTGGCGACGAACTTCAGCCTGACGATGGCTCCGGCGGAGCGCCGGGGCGTGACGCTGACCGGCCACGTCCGGGTCACGGGACGCAGCGACGAGGAACTCGTGGCGGCCCGCCGGGAACTGGAACGGACGGCCCGCGGTGTGCGCACCGGGCTGGTCCGGCTCGACCGTGAACAGGTACCGGGGCTGCTGGCTTCGCTGCCGCTGGGAGGGGCGCGATGAGGGGCGGGTTCGGGCTGATCGGCCCGCGCCGGGAACGGCACGCGGTCCCCGCGGTGGACCTGGACGCGCTGGCGCTGCCCGTCGGGGACGACGGGGTCGTCATCGGCGTGGACGCCGAGGGGCGTCCGGCGGTGCTCGGCATCAACCGGCCGACGCCGTACGAGGTGACGCTGATCGGCGGTCTGTGGACGGCGCAGGTGCTGGCGCTGCGCGCGGCGGCC
This genomic interval carries:
- the eccE gene encoding type VII secretion protein EccE, with translation MATATQPQTGAPAPARGGVTPYPKSSPGRFGPFRLQQLVLLQIAVAALLVAWVVEPMLLIPAGVLALVLVVLAVVRRHQRSLPEWIGGALALRTRRRRAASFAVPAGTEPGLAPLVEADPALRTLTFSDRDRRPVGMVGDGTFLTAVVQVDTDATALRPDRGARPLPLALVRDILEVDGIRLESAQLVQHTQPAPAPHLPAQSMATRNYAPLQAATGTPAVRLTWIALKLDPELCPEAVTARGGGLAGAQRCVVRAADQLASRLTGAGFRATVLTEQELTAALATSSCANPMAITQAGRSASTGRRTEETARIWRCDDRRHTTYWIGRWPQLGGSGAASLPQFVALLTSLPALATNFSLTMAPAERRGVTLTGHVRVTGRSDEELVAARRELERTARGVRTGLVRLDREQVPGLLASLPLGGAR